ATCGGAAACTTTGAACGCCGGAGTAACAGTCCGTGGCAGCGTTTCGCCGCGGGCCGTTAAACAGGGTGGCGGCGGGATGTGTTTGGGGTGATATGAAATACATACATGAAGCGGGCCGCGCGGCGTTCGCCCTCGCGGCTCTTGCGATAAGCGGGATGGGGTGGGGGTTGTCCGGGCAGCAGGAGGGGCTCTCGCCGCCCGACGGGCCCGAGGCGACGGTCTTCCGGGGCGGCGTGGCGCCGGCGGCCGTGGACGCGGTGCGCCGAGAGGGCGCGCTCTCGATCGACGGCCGGCTCGACGATCCGGCATGGCAGCCGGCCCCCGTCATCACGGACTTCGTCCAGGGGATCCCCGTGGAGGGCGCGGAACCGTCCGAGCCGACGGAGGTTCGGGTCGTGTTCGACGACGCGGCGATCTACGTCGCGGCGCGCATGTACGAGAGCGACCCGGGCCGGATCCGGGCGCGCCTCACCCGCCGGGATGAACGCGGTTCGTTCGATTCGTTCAAGCTCTCGCTCGATCCGAACCGCGACGGGCTGACCGGCTACGAGTTCGAGGTCAGCGCCGCGGGGGCCGAGACGGACCGGTACCTGTTCGGCGACACCCAGGAAGACACGAACTGGGACGCGATCTGGGACTCCGCCGTGCAGATCGACGACCGGGGGTGGACGGTGGAAATGCGGATCCCGCTCTCCCAGATCCGCTACGAAGCCCGCCCCGGCTTGCAGACCTGGGGGATCAACTTCGAGCGCCGGCGTCTCGAGACGAATGAGACGGTCTACTTCGCCCTGCAGTCGCGCACGGCCCGCGGGCGGGTGAGCCAGTTCGGCACCATCGACGGGCTGCAACTCCCGCGGTCGAGCCGCAGGTTCGAGGTCCGGCCCTTCGCCGTATCGCAGTACCACACCGCCCCCGCGACGCCGGGCAACCCGCTGTTCGACGGCACCGAGATGGAGCCGCGCGGCGGCCTCGACATGAGCATGGGGATCGGCTCCGCCTTCAGCCTCGACGCGACCATCTACCCCGACTTCGGGCAGGTGGAGGTGGATCCGGAAGTCATCAACCTCACGGCCTTCGAGACCTTCTTCCCGGAGAAGCGCCCGTTCTTCGTGCGCGACGCGCAGATCTTCACCTTCGCCGGCTCGCGCGGCGGGCGGTTCGGCGGCGGCAAGGCGCTCTTCTTCAGCCGGCGGATCGGGCGGGAGCCGCGGGGATCGGGCCCCTACGACGCCGACTTTCACGATGAGCCGACCCAGACCTCGATCCTGGGGGCGGCGAAGCTGACCGGGCGCACGCGCGGCGGGCTCTCCGTCGGGGCGCTGGCCGCGGTGACCGGGCAGGAAAAGGGCAACGCGTACTTTGCGGAGGGCGACTACGTGACGCCGTTCGTGGCGGAACCGCAGGCCGAGCACGCCGTGCTGCGCCTCCAGCAGGACTTCCGCGGCGGCGCGAGCAAAATCGGCGTCATCGGTACCGGGCTCAAGCGCGAACTGCCAACCGACGGCACGTTCGATTATCTCCCCTCGGAGGCGTTCAGCTTCGGCGTCGACTTCGAGCACCAGTGGGGCGGAAGCCGCAGCCGGGATTTCCGTTTCTGGGGCTTTTACTCGAGCAGCCTGGTTCGGGGTTCGAATGCCGCCCTGCTCCGCCTTCAGCAGAACCCGAACCACTATTATCAGCGTCCCGACGCCCCCCACCTCGCGATCGACTCCACGGCCACGTCCATGTTCGGCAGCGACTGGCGGGTGCAGTTGGAGCGGGAAAGCGAACACTGGACGTGGGGCGCCTGGGCGGGCCAGCAGACCCCCGGCTTCGAGATCAACGACTTCGGGTTCCTGACCAGCGGCGAGCGGCTGGACGTGGGCGGGCGCATCAGCTACCGGAACATCAGGCCCGGCAACCTGTTCCGTAACTACAACATCAGCCTCTTCTCCTTCCACAACTTCCGTCATTCGCTCCTGGACGGGAACCTCAGGGACCGCTCGAACTGGGCGCGCGCCTACGATGCGGGCAGCGCGTGGTTCAGCGGACGGTTCACCTTCCTCAACAACTGGGGCTTCAACCTCAACTTCTCGTATTCGCCGGAGACCCAGTCCGACACGCAGACGCGTGGCGGTCCGCTGATGACCGAGCCCGCCGAGTTCGGCGTCCGGCTGGACGCGAACACGGACCGGAGCCGGTCCTTTCACGTGTCGCCGAACTTCTCCTACCGCGTGGCGGACCAGGGGCGCGGCCACGACATGAGCACCGGCCTGAACATCTCCTACCGGCCGCTGCCGAACTGGCGCGTGTCGGTGAACCCGAACTACAACGACCGGCGGGACGGCGCCCAGTACGTGACCCGGACGACCACCCTGAGCTATGAGCCGACGTACGGCACGCGGTATCTGTTCGGGGATCTCCACCGCCGGGGTTTCTCGATGGAGACGCGCCTCAACGTGTCGTTCACGCCCGACCTCAGCCTGCAACTCTATGCGCAGCCGCTGCTGACGTCGGGCGACTACCTCGACTATCGGCAGCTTGCCGCCGCCGGCACCTTCGACTTTCTCCACCATGATGAGGGGCGGGTCTACCGCTTCAACGGCATCGCCACGGGCTGCACCGGAGGGACGACCTGTGCGCGCGATGGCGTGCGCCATTTCGACTTCGACGGCGATGGCGAACTGGACTACGCGACCAGGGACCGCGACTTCAACATCCGCTCCCTGCGCGGCAACGCGGTCTTCCGGTGGGAGTATCGCCCGGGCTCGCAGCTCTATCTCGTGTGGCAGCACGCGCGCCGGGAGAGCGTGCCGTTCGGCACTTTCGACCTGAATCGTGATCTGGAGGGGCTGTTCTTCGCGCCGGCGGAGAACGTCTTCATCGTCAAGGTGAGCCACTACCTCTCGATCTGACCGGACTCCTCCCGATCTGACCGGTCGCGCCCGGCCCGGATTCTGGCGCGACCGGTGTCGCAACGGCTAACGTCCCGGCTCCCCCGCCCGCGCAGACGAACGCGGAGACGAACGCCTTGCCGACAAGCCCGCTGAACCTGGTCGAAGTGACGCTTCGGGAGATCGAACTCCCGCTCCGGGAGCGGTTCATCATCTCATCCGGATGGGTCGAGAACCGCCGGATCCTCCTCCTCGAACTCCGTGATGAGAGCGGCGCCACGGCCTGGTCGGAGTGCGTGTGCGGGGAGGAGCCGAACTACTCTCCCGAGACCGTGGACACCGCGCGGCTGGCGTTGCGGCGCTGGCTCCTGCCACGGGTGCTGGGCCGGGAGATCGAGGGCCCGGAGGCCGTGAGGCCCCTGCTGGATGAGGGCGTTCAGGGTCACCCCATGGCCAAGGCCGCGATCGAGATGGGCATCTGGGGCCTGAGCGCCGAGGTGGCGGGCGTCTCCCTGTCCGCACTCGTCGGAGGGACGCGCGACCGGGTGGCGACGGGCATCTCGCTCGGCCTCCAGCCTTCGCCCGCCGCGCTCGTCGAGAAGGCGCGGCAGGCGGTCGAGCAGGGATACGGCAAGGTCAAGCTCAAGATCAGCCCGGAGAAGGACATCGAGTACGTCGGGGCGGTGCGCGATGCGCTGGGGCCCGAACGGGCGCTGGCGGTCGACGCGAACGCGGCCTACACGCTGGACGACGCGGACCGCCTGGCGGAACTCGACGCGTTCGGCCTGATCATGATCGAGCAGCCGCTGGCGGCCGGCGACCTCGTGCGCCACGCCCGGCTCCAGGAGCGGCTCACCACGCCCGTCTGCCTCGACGAGTCGATCGTGGACCCGGCGTCGTGCGAGGACATGCTGGCGCTCGGCAGCGGGCGGATCGTGAACATCAAGCCGGGGCGGGTCGGCGGGTTCCGGAACTCCCGCGAGATCCACGACATCTCGGCGCGGGCCGGCGTGCCGGTCTGGTGCGGGGGGATGCTCGAGAGCGGGATCGGGCGGGCCTACAACGTCGCGCTGGCCTCGATGCCGAACTTCCGGCTTCCCGGCGACCTCTCGCCGAGCGCCCGCTACTGGGAGCGCGACATCGTCGGTCCCGAGTGGACGATGAGCGCGGACGGCTTCGTGACCGTGCCGCGCGACCGGCCGGGGCTCGGGGTGGAAGTGGACATCGAGCGCGTGGAGGCGCTCACGCGGCGGAGCGAGACGATCGCCGGCGGCGGCGTTCGCGTCCCGGCGTGACGGAGTATCGCGCGCTCGAGACGCTCGAGGAGTGGCGCGCGTGCGTACGGCTGCAGGAGATGACGTGGGGAGAGGGGTTCGCCGACATCGTTCCCGCCTCCGTCCTCCAGGTCTCTCGGAAGATCGGCGGCTTTGCGGGAGGGGCGTTCGAGGACGGTCGCATGATCGGCTTCGTCTATTCCCTGCTGGGGCGGTTCGAAGGCGTGCCGTCGCACTGGTCGCACATGCTGGCGGTCGAACCGTCCGCGCGCGGACGGGGCCTGGGCCGCGACCTGAAGCTGTTTCAGCGGGAGTCTGTCCGGTCCGACGGCATCCGCACCATCTTCTGGACGTACGACCCGATGGTCGCGCGAAACGCGCATCTGAACCTGAACCGGCTCGGCGCGACGGTGCTTCGCTACGCACCGAACATGTACGGCGCGGATACGGGGAGCCCCTTGCATGGCGGCGGCGAAACCGACCGGTTCATCGTGCGCTGGGATCTCGACGGCCCGGAGACCCGCCGGGCCCTGGACGAGGGATCCCGGCGCTCGGCCCGGCGGCTCCAGGCGCCGCTTCCGGATCCGGCGTGCGTCGTGACCCGGCCCGGGGAACGCGGCGCGGCGGGCGGCGGACTGCCTGGGAGCGACGAGGTGTTCGTCGAGGTTCCGGCAGATGTCGAATCGCTGCCACCCGACGGGTCGCTCGTGCGGTGGCGCGAAACGGTGCGGGACGCGTTCCTGGCCTATCTCAGGAGGGGATATGCGGTGGAGAGCCTTGTCAGAAATCCCTCGGCGAACCGGTGCTTCTATGTCCTGCGCCGGAACGGTTGACGTGAGCCCGCCGGTCGCGGCGTCCCGCGGACGCATGTGGGCGGCCGGCATCCTCGGGTTGCTCGCCCCCCTCGCTCCATCCGCGGCTTCGGCCCAGAGCCCGTATTCCGTCGAGGACATCCTCGCCGCGCCATTCGCCACGGACCTCATCGCCGCTCCGACCGGCGCCGCGTTCGCCTGGGTTCGCTACGACCGGGGCGCCCGCAACATCTGGATCGCGGAGGGCCCGGAGTACGTGGGCCGCCAGCTCACGAACTGGACCGAGGACGACGGCCAGGACCTCTCCCAACTGCGCTTCACGCCCGACGGGCGCCAAGTCATCTTCGTGCGCGGAGGCGGACCGAACCGGGCGGGCGAGATTCCGAACCCGCGCTCCGAGCCGGAGCCGGCGACGCAGATGGTGTGGGTCGCCGGGATCGACGGAACTTCGCGGCCTCTCGCCGAGGGGAGTTCCCCGGCCATCGCGCCGGACGGGCGCACGATCGCCTTTCTGAACCGCGGACAGGTCTTCACGCTCACGCTCGACGGCTCGGCGCCCCCCGGTCCCCTGCTCCGCATCCGCGGGAGCGCGGGGTCGCTGGCGTGGTCTCCGGACGGAGACCGGCTCGCCTTCGTCAGCAACCGCGGAGATCACGCGTTCGTCGGCGTCTTCTCGCTGGACGAGGGGGAGGTCCGCTATCTCGACCCGAGCCTGGACCGGGACGGCAGCCCCACGTGGTCGCCGGACGGGACGGCCATCGCGTTTATCCGCGTCCCGAACGAGGGGGCGCAGCTGCCCTTCACCCCGATGCGCAGCGCCCTGCCCTGGTCGATCCGGGTGGCGGATCCCGCCACGGGGGAGGCGCGCGACGTGTGGCGGGCTCCACCCGGCCGCGGGAGCGCGTTCCAGGCCATGACCGGGCCTTCGCTGATCTGGCTCGCGTCGGACCGGCTCGTATTCCCGTGGGAACGCGAAGGCTGGCACCAGTTGTACTCGGTTCCCGTCGCGGGAGGCCCCGCCACGCACCTCACGCCGGGCGAGTTCGAGGTCGAATCCGTGCTCCCATCGCCGGATGGGGAGTCCGTCTACTACGTCTCGAACGCGGGCGACATCGATCGCCGACACATCTGGCGGGTCGCCGCCGAGGGTGAGCCCGAGGTGCTGACGTCGGGGAACGGCATCGAGTGGAACCCAGCGGTCACTCCTGGCGGAGTGCTCGCGTACCTCGCCACCGACGGCCGAACCCCGGCCCATGCCGAGTTGGACGCGGGGGGAGAGCGGCGTCCGCTGGTCGACGGGTTCATGCCCGACGCCTTCCCGTTCGAAAGTCTCGTGGAGCCGCAGCAGGTGACGTTCGAGTCCGAGGATGGGATCCTGATCCACGGGCAACTCTTCCTTCCGCCGGTGTCGGTGGAGGGCGGACGCCACCCGGCGGCGGTCTTCTTCCACGGCGGGTCGCGGCGGCAGATGCTCCTCGGCTGGCACTACATGCGGTACTACCACAACACGTACGCCCTGAACCAGTACCTGGCGAGCCGCGGCTACGTCGTGCTGTCGGTGAACTATCGCAGCGGTACCGGCTACGGGCTCGAGTTCAGGGAGGCGCTGAACTACGGCGCGCGCGGCGCCAGCGAGTACCGTGACGTCGTCGCGGCGGCCCGCTTCCTCGCGGAACGGGACGACGTGGACGCCACCCGGGTCGGGCTGTGGGGCGGTTCCTACGGGGGCTACCTGACGGCGCTCGGCCTTGCGCGGAATTCGGATCTCTTCGCCGCGGGGGTCGACATCCACGGGGTACACGACTGGAATGTGGTCATCCGGAACTTCGTGCCGTCCTACCAGCCGGAGGCGCGCGAGGCCGTCGCCCGGCTCGCGTTCGAGTCCTCGCCGATGGCGTGGATCGACGGCTGGCGCTCCCCGGTGCTGCTGATCCACGGCGACGACGACCGCAACGTGCCGTTCTCGGAGTCCGTGGATCTCATCGAGTCGCTTCGGAAGCGGGGCGTCGAGGTCGAGCAACTCGTCTTCCCCGACGAGGTCCACGGCTTCCTCCTGCACCGGAACTGGGTCACCGCCTTCGAGCGGTCCGCCGAATTCATGGACGCTCACCTGCGCAATGCTCCCGCCACGGGAGGCGCGAACCCGTGACCCCCCGCATCGCGGGACAGCTTGCGCTTGTCACGGGAGCGAGTTCGGGGATCGGCGAGGCCATCGCCCGCCGCCTGGGCGATGACGGCGCGAACCTCGTGCTGTGGGCGCGCAGGGAGGAGCGGCTCGCCCGCCTCGCGGAGGAGATCGCGGCCCGGAGCGGGGTCACCGTGGACATCGGCGTGGTCGACATCCGCGACCGCGACGCGGTCCGGGGCGAGGCGGAGCGGCTTGTCGCCGCCCGCGGCACCCCCGACATCCTGGTCAACAACGCGGGCCTCGCCTCGGGCATGGCGCTCGTCCACGACGCCGATGTCGACGACTGGGACCGCATGATCGACACGAACGTGAAGGGGCTCCTCTACGTGACGCGCGCCTTCCTCCCCGGCATGGTCGAGCGCGATTCGGGGCAGGTCGTCAACATCGGCAGCATCACCGGCCGGCAGGTCTATCCGCGCGGGAGCGTGTACGCCGCCACGAAGTACGCCGTGCAGGCGATCACCGAGGGGACGAATCTCGATGTCCTCGGCACCGGCGTCCGCGTGTCGGGCGTCCATCCGGGTCTCGTCGAAACGGAGTTCTCGCTCGTGCGCTTCAGGGGCGACGAGGACCGCGCCCGAGCCGTGTACGAGGGGGTGGAGCCGCTCACCGGGACGGATGTCGCCGACGTCGTGTCCTACGTCGTGAACGCCCCGCCCCACATCAACCTGGCCGACGTCGTCGTGTTCGGAAGATCCCAGGGCAGCGTACACCACTTCCACCGCGACGGGGGATGAAGGTCGTCGGAATCGGCGGGCTCTACGTCGCCTGCCCCGAGCCCCGCCGGGTCCGCGACTGGTACCGCCGCCACCTCGGCCTCCGCTTCTCCGAAGATGGCGGCGCCCGGTTCGCCTGGACGCACCCGGACACCGCAACCGCCGCCGTCAGCGAGCTGAGTTTTCTTGATGAGGCCGCGCCCCGCTTCGACCCCGAGGGGCAGCCGTTCGTCATCCGCTACCTCGTG
This DNA window, taken from Candidatus Palauibacter scopulicola, encodes the following:
- a CDS encoding DUF5916 domain-containing protein is translated as MKYIHEAGRAAFALAALAISGMGWGLSGQQEGLSPPDGPEATVFRGGVAPAAVDAVRREGALSIDGRLDDPAWQPAPVITDFVQGIPVEGAEPSEPTEVRVVFDDAAIYVAARMYESDPGRIRARLTRRDERGSFDSFKLSLDPNRDGLTGYEFEVSAAGAETDRYLFGDTQEDTNWDAIWDSAVQIDDRGWTVEMRIPLSQIRYEARPGLQTWGINFERRRLETNETVYFALQSRTARGRVSQFGTIDGLQLPRSSRRFEVRPFAVSQYHTAPATPGNPLFDGTEMEPRGGLDMSMGIGSAFSLDATIYPDFGQVEVDPEVINLTAFETFFPEKRPFFVRDAQIFTFAGSRGGRFGGGKALFFSRRIGREPRGSGPYDADFHDEPTQTSILGAAKLTGRTRGGLSVGALAAVTGQEKGNAYFAEGDYVTPFVAEPQAEHAVLRLQQDFRGGASKIGVIGTGLKRELPTDGTFDYLPSEAFSFGVDFEHQWGGSRSRDFRFWGFYSSSLVRGSNAALLRLQQNPNHYYQRPDAPHLAIDSTATSMFGSDWRVQLERESEHWTWGAWAGQQTPGFEINDFGFLTSGERLDVGGRISYRNIRPGNLFRNYNISLFSFHNFRHSLLDGNLRDRSNWARAYDAGSAWFSGRFTFLNNWGFNLNFSYSPETQSDTQTRGGPLMTEPAEFGVRLDANTDRSRSFHVSPNFSYRVADQGRGHDMSTGLNISYRPLPNWRVSVNPNYNDRRDGAQYVTRTTTLSYEPTYGTRYLFGDLHRRGFSMETRLNVSFTPDLSLQLYAQPLLTSGDYLDYRQLAAAGTFDFLHHDEGRVYRFNGIATGCTGGTTCARDGVRHFDFDGDGELDYATRDRDFNIRSLRGNAVFRWEYRPGSQLYLVWQHARRESVPFGTFDLNRDLEGLFFAPAENVFIVKVSHYLSI
- the menC gene encoding o-succinylbenzoate synthase; this encodes MPTSPLNLVEVTLREIELPLRERFIISSGWVENRRILLLELRDESGATAWSECVCGEEPNYSPETVDTARLALRRWLLPRVLGREIEGPEAVRPLLDEGVQGHPMAKAAIEMGIWGLSAEVAGVSLSALVGGTRDRVATGISLGLQPSPAALVEKARQAVEQGYGKVKLKISPEKDIEYVGAVRDALGPERALAVDANAAYTLDDADRLAELDAFGLIMIEQPLAAGDLVRHARLQERLTTPVCLDESIVDPASCEDMLALGSGRIVNIKPGRVGGFRNSREIHDISARAGVPVWCGGMLESGIGRAYNVALASMPNFRLPGDLSPSARYWERDIVGPEWTMSADGFVTVPRDRPGLGVEVDIERVEALTRRSETIAGGGVRVPA
- a CDS encoding GNAT family N-acetyltransferase, with translation MTEYRALETLEEWRACVRLQEMTWGEGFADIVPASVLQVSRKIGGFAGGAFEDGRMIGFVYSLLGRFEGVPSHWSHMLAVEPSARGRGLGRDLKLFQRESVRSDGIRTIFWTYDPMVARNAHLNLNRLGATVLRYAPNMYGADTGSPLHGGGETDRFIVRWDLDGPETRRALDEGSRRSARRLQAPLPDPACVVTRPGERGAAGGGLPGSDEVFVEVPADVESLPPDGSLVRWRETVRDAFLAYLRRGYAVESLVRNPSANRCFYVLRRNG
- a CDS encoding prolyl oligopeptidase family serine peptidase yields the protein MSPPVAASRGRMWAAGILGLLAPLAPSAASAQSPYSVEDILAAPFATDLIAAPTGAAFAWVRYDRGARNIWIAEGPEYVGRQLTNWTEDDGQDLSQLRFTPDGRQVIFVRGGGPNRAGEIPNPRSEPEPATQMVWVAGIDGTSRPLAEGSSPAIAPDGRTIAFLNRGQVFTLTLDGSAPPGPLLRIRGSAGSLAWSPDGDRLAFVSNRGDHAFVGVFSLDEGEVRYLDPSLDRDGSPTWSPDGTAIAFIRVPNEGAQLPFTPMRSALPWSIRVADPATGEARDVWRAPPGRGSAFQAMTGPSLIWLASDRLVFPWEREGWHQLYSVPVAGGPATHLTPGEFEVESVLPSPDGESVYYVSNAGDIDRRHIWRVAAEGEPEVLTSGNGIEWNPAVTPGGVLAYLATDGRTPAHAELDAGGERRPLVDGFMPDAFPFESLVEPQQVTFESEDGILIHGQLFLPPVSVEGGRHPAAVFFHGGSRRQMLLGWHYMRYYHNTYALNQYLASRGYVVLSVNYRSGTGYGLEFREALNYGARGASEYRDVVAAARFLAERDDVDATRVGLWGGSYGGYLTALGLARNSDLFAAGVDIHGVHDWNVVIRNFVPSYQPEAREAVARLAFESSPMAWIDGWRSPVLLIHGDDDRNVPFSESVDLIESLRKRGVEVEQLVFPDEVHGFLLHRNWVTAFERSAEFMDAHLRNAPATGGANP
- a CDS encoding SDR family NAD(P)-dependent oxidoreductase produces the protein MTPRIAGQLALVTGASSGIGEAIARRLGDDGANLVLWARREERLARLAEEIAARSGVTVDIGVVDIRDRDAVRGEAERLVAARGTPDILVNNAGLASGMALVHDADVDDWDRMIDTNVKGLLYVTRAFLPGMVERDSGQVVNIGSITGRQVYPRGSVYAATKYAVQAITEGTNLDVLGTGVRVSGVHPGLVETEFSLVRFRGDEDRARAVYEGVEPLTGTDVADVVSYVVNAPPHINLADVVVFGRSQGSVHHFHRDGG